Genomic DNA from Desulfuromonas versatilis:
CCGGATCGCCCCGGAGATGAAAAAAACGCTGGACTTTTTTGAAGGGCTGGGTAAAGGGTACGAGACGGGGACTTTTCACCTCGAATTTAAGGGACAACCCATCGAGGCCTTTACCTACCTGGCGATGGATGGCTACGTCAACGCCTCGCTGCGCCCCTTCGACTGGTACCTTGAGCTGGTGCTGCTGGGGATGGAGTACTGCGCTTTTCAGTCTGACTACACCGAACGGTTCGCGGGGATCGAAACCATCGCGGACCACGATCTGGTGCGGGTGAAGGAGCACCGGAAACTTTTGCAGCAGATCAAGGAATTCAACAAGAATTCATCCCCGAATCTTCTCCCGGATGGGCTCTGAGCAGGGGGGCACTGCCGGGAACAGAATCTCACCACGAAGAGCACGAAGAAAAACAACCTCTAAATTTTTCCATGTCCTTCTTCGTGCCCTTCGTGTCCTTCAGCGAGCCAAGCGAGCGGGTGGTGAAACCAGGCTCCCAAGAGACTTATTGCCTGTGTGCGATGGCCGAAATTGGTTGGCCGAGCTCTCCCGAAACCTCTATCTCTAGCCCATCTTACCTGTTGAGCTAGGCTCACTTGCCATGCAAAGGAGGTATCCATGACCACGAAAAAGACCGTTTTCATCACCGGCGCCTCGGCCGGGTTCGGCGCGGCCTGCGCCCGGGCTTTCGCCGGGCAGGGGCACAAGCTGGTGCTGGCCGCCCGCCGCGAGGAGGCCCTGCGGGAGCTGGCCGCGGAGCTGGGCAAAAAATGCCAGGTCCACACCCTGCGTCTCGACGTGCGCGACCGCCGGGCGGTGCAGGCGGCGGTGCAGGGACTGCCGGAGGACTTTAGCGAGGTCGACGTGCTGATCAACAACGCCGGTCTGGCCCTGGGCCTGGAGCCGGCCCACCAAGTCAACCTCGACGACTGGGAGGTGATGGTCGACACCAACATCAAGGGGCTCATGTACTGCACCCGCCTGCTGCTCCCCGGCATGGTGGAGCGCAACCGCGGCCACATCGTCAACATCGGCTCCACCGCCGGCTCCTGGCCCTATCCCGGCGGCAACGCCTACGGCGCCACCAAGGCCTTCGTCGAGCAGTTCTCGCGCAATCTGCGCACCGACCTGCTCGGCAAGCGGGTGCGGGTGAGCTGCATCGCCCCGGGGATGGCCGAGACCGAGTTCTCCAAGGTCCGCTTCAAGGGGGACGAGCAGAAGGCCGCCGGGGTCTACGCCGACACCGAACCGCTGAGCGCCGAGGACCTGGCGGGAATCATCCTCTGGGTGACCAGCCTGCCGCCCCACGTCAACATCAACACCCTGGAGGTCATGTCGGTTTTCCAGAGCTGGGGCCCGCTCGCGGTGCATCGTCAAAGAGAATAGCCATTCCCGCAATTTACGTTGACCTTTCCGAAGCAAGGCCGGTAGTATTCACCCATGCCGCATTCGCAGCGGGCACCGCAATGCGTTTCGCAAAAAAAGCCGGGTCAAAGGCAATGGAGCACGGAGCAGATCTGAAAAGGCGGGATAAAATCTGAGTTTCAGGCGAAGGCTGAATATTCTCACTCAATTCGCCTTCAAGGGCTGTTTTCAGGTTGCGAACAGGTTGCTTTAAAAAATTCAAAGGGGAGATGAATGCCTGAATTCGGCTTGCAGCACCTGGCCATGCTGGCGGTGCTGCTGTTGGTGATCTACGGCGTTATCATGACCATCGACGCCATCCGGCGGCCCGGGCGCCAGTTCAAGGTCGGCAGCAAGTCGTTCTGGATCATCCTGCTGGTCATCTCCAACCCGTTTATTTCGAGGTATTTCGGCAGCCAGTTCCTGCTGCCGGGGCTGGTGGTCTTCCTCGCCGCCAGCATCGGCTACCACGTGGTCAACCTGTGGAAAAACCCCGTCAGCCGCGGGAAGAAAAATTCATCCGGGAGATGAGCGACTCCAGGAAGCCAGGTGCCAAGCCCATGAGCCAGAGCATTTCCCTGCACTACGAATTGACCGAAAAAACCTGGCGCCAGTTCTACGAAGCGCACTACGCCGCGGATCATCACCTGAAGATCCGCTTCTATTTCGGCGCCGCCATGGTCCTCATCGGCTCCATCGGCCTGGGGGGGCTGTTCCCCAACAAGTGGGTGAGTCTGGCGACCCTGCTCTTCGGGTTGTACTGCGTGCTTTCCCGGCAGATCTTCGCGGCGAAATCCATGCGGGGCCTCAAAGGAAACCAGGAGCTGCTCGGGGAGATGTCCATCCGCATCGATGAAACCGGCATCTCCGGCCAGGGACCGGCCTCGAAATTCAAACAGTCGTGGACCAGCATCATCGGTTACCGTCGGGCCAGGCCCGGCTTCATGTTTTACCTGGAAAAAGACCTGTTCTTCTTCATCCCCCGCGCGGCCCTGGCGGGCGACGATGAGCCCCGCCTGCTGGCGCTCATCGATGCCGTCAAGCTCAAGCGGCTGCCGGGCTGAGTGCCGGCCCTTTTTGCGGGCCCGCTCCGCCTCGTGGTATCCTGGCGGTGTAACAAACCACGGACGCGGAGGACCCAATGTTGGAAGGAATCATCGCGGGGCTCCTGATCTGGACGCTTCCCGCGGCCATCGGCTGGACTTGGCACTTGTTGAGCCTGGCCCTGCGGCAAACCAAAAACTGAACCACCCGGCCCCGAGACCTGGCCGGCCCCTTCAAGGCCCCTGGCGCGGGGGAAACCACGGGAACCACGAGCTTTGAATCAGCCGACCGATACCGACATCCCCAAGCGTGACCCCGGCTTGAAAAGCCTGCGCCGTCGCCGCTGGTTTCTTTGGGGGACGATCCTGGTCTACCTGCCGGCGATCTGGACGACGCTCGAACTGACCCACTCGGATCGCGCCGCCGGCAAGGTGTTCGCGGTGTGGCTGGTGCTGGTGCTGGTGGCCAGCGTGCAGGCCGCCTTCGCCCGCTGCCCGGCTTGCGGCAACCATTTTCACATGAACGGCTTCACCCCGCTCTACCTGCGCCGCTGCCTGCATTGCGGGCTGCACATCAGCGGCAGGGTCCGCAACAAGAAGTCCTAGCACGGAGGAAATTTCCCTTGCCCCTGACTTGGCTCATCCTGCTGGTGCTTGCCGGAATCGTCAATTTTGTCTTCAGCTTCCTGATCCTGAAAGAGGTGGCCGGAGAGAACGCCAAGGTGAACTATTTCGAAATCCGCTGGCAGGTGCACAAGCATCTGAAAACCTACAAATCGGCGACCCGTGCCAAAACCGGACGCGTAGGTTCGGCCTACTACGGCTACCTCGGCAGCCTGGGGCTGCTCATCGCCTTCGCCCTGCTGCTGCTCAACTCGCTGGGTCGCTGAAGGGTCGAGTCCGGCCTCCCCGGGAACACCTCTTTGGAGAAACAACCATGCAGATTTGGGTCGATGCCGACGCCTGCCCGAAACCGGTGAAGGAGATCTTGTTCCGCGCCGCACAGAGGGTGCGGGCCCCGCTGATCCTGGTGGCCAACAAGCCGCTGCGCACCCCTGCCTCGCAGCACATCCGCACCATCCAGGTGGCCGCGGGATTCGACGTCGCCGACCAGCGGATCGTCGATCAGCTGCAGGCAGGCGACCTGGTCATCACCGCCGACATTCCCCTGGCGGCGCAGGTAATCGAACGCGGCGGGCACGTGCTCGACCCCCGCGGCGAGGCTTACACCCGGGACAACATCCAGGAACGCCTGACCCTGCGCAATTTCATGGACGAGCTGCGCGGCAGCGGTGTGGATACCGGCGGCCCCGCGGCCTACAGCCAGAGCGACCGCCAGGCCTTCGCCAACCGGCTCGACAGCTTTTTGACCCGCCATCTCGGCGCCTGAAGCGCCGCCCCCCTCCCCGGACCCCATGGACCGCTCGTCGAAAAACCGCCTGACCGAACGCCAGCTGGAACTGTTTCCCGGCGCCACCCTTTTCGAGCGCATCGCCAGGGCCGTCTGCCACGCCGGCTGCCTGCCGCGCAAGGAACTCTACGAGGCCTGGGAGGTGGCCCGCCGGGTGCGGCGCCGATTCCGGGGCGGGCGGGTGGTGGACCTGGCCTGTGGTCACGGGCTGCTGGCCCACATTCTGCTGCTGCTCGACGACAGCTCCCCCGAAGCGCTGGCCGTGGATTGCCGCATCCCGGAAAGCGCCGCCAGGCTTGCCGGCGCCCTCAGCGCCCAATGGCCGCGATTGGCCGGCCGGGTGCGCTTTGTCCAGAGCCCCCTTGAAGATGTCCCTCTCCAGGCCAACGACCTGGTCGTTTCGGCCCACGCCTGCGGCCCCCTCACCGACCTGGTGCTGGGCCGGGCCGCGGAGGCCGGCGCGCCGCTGGCGGTGCTCCCCTGCTGCCACGACCTGGAGCGCTGCGACACCGGCGGCCTGCTCGGCTGGCTCGAGGGCCCGCTGGCCGTCGATGTCGTGCGAGCCGCCAAGCTCAGTGCGGGGGGATACCAGGTCGTCACCCAAAAGATCCCCGGCGACATCACTCCGAAAAACCGCCTGCTCATGGCCTGGCGCCCCTGAGGAAGGGGCCGCGTCTTGCGGCGCCCGCGCAAACGCGCTAATCTTGGCCGATGAAACCCTGGCTGGTCTACATCCTGCGCTGCGCCGACGGAACGCTTTATACCGGCATCACCAACGACCTGGAGCGTCGCCTGGCCACCCACGCGGCAGGGCGCGGCGCCCGTTACACCCGGGGGCGGCTCCCGGTGGAACTGCGCTATTGCGAGGCGGCGCCCTCGCGCGGCGCGGCCACCCGCCGCGAGGCCGAGATCAAAAGGCTGCCCCGGCGCGCCAAGCTGGAGATGACCGCCGCTCCGGCACCAGGCCGAGACAGGTTGGAATATCCCCCCCTTCAGGAGGCAGACATGTTCCGCAAACAAGACTCCCGGGGCTACTCGACCCCCATCGCCAAAATCCGCCAAAAAACCCTGGTCCACGGCGAAAAGACGCTGCTGGCCGAGTTCCGGCTCGACAAGGGGGCGGTGCTCCCCGACCATCGCCACCCCCACGAACAGACCGGCTACCTGGTGACAGGACGGATGGAGCTGACCATCGGCGGCCAGCCACACCTGGTCGAACCGGGCGATAGCTGGTGCATCGCCGGCAACACCCCGCACAGCGCCCTGGCGCTGGAGGATTCCGTCGCCGTCGAGGCCTTCTCGCCGGTGCGCGAGGACTACCTGCCGCAGGGAGAATAGTGTCCCGCCCCGCTACTTCTGGCGCAGCAGTTCGCCTACCGCCCTGTCGATGAAGAACACGCCGCTGCCGGCCTCGCCGATGATCTTGATCTTGTCGAGCACCTGCTGGAAGAGGTACTCCTCCTCGTGCTGCTCGGCCACGTACCACTGCAAAAAGTTGAAGGTGGAGAAATCCTGCTCCTTAAAGGCGGCGGCTACCAGTTCGTTGATCTTGCCGGTGATGAAGCACTCGTGCTCGTAGACCTTCTGGAACAGCTCGCCCACCGACTTGTATTCGCTCGGCGGCGCCTTGATCTCGCCGATCAGGGCCATGGCGCCGGTTTCGTTGACGTAGTTGAACAGCTTGTGCATGTGCCCCATCTCCTCCTCGGCGTGGGCGCGCAGAAAGGCATGGCAGCCGTCGAGCCCCTTGAGGTCGGCCCAGGCGCTCATCTGCAGGTAGAGGTTGGAGGAGTAGAACTCGAGGGTGATGTGCTCATTGAGCCGCTTGACCATGTTCTTGCTCAGCATAATACGCTCCTTTCGTAATGCCTGATTCCGCGGGTTCAAGGCGGGAAAAGAGGGGAAGTGCGCTATTGCCGGGTCCAAATGCACGGATCAGGTAATCGTCGTTCCCGCCTGTCAGTCCAGTATACGCGGCATTCGCCTCCCCGCCAGCGCGGGCCTGGCGAAGCCGACGAGCAGCGGCCTGAGCCGCCACCCGGACAGCGGCCCTTCCGCCACGTCTTGACTTTTCGGCAACCGCCGCAGGAAAATGACGAGAGTTGCCCTGGGCCGTTAACTTGGGCCAGTCATTTTTTCTTCCGCCCGGCGGACCTGTTTAACCTAACCCCCTATAGACAAGGCATCTGGCTCCATGCTCGATTTCGAAGAACTGGAAAAAGGCTTCACTGAAGAGGAGGCGATCGCCGAGGCGAGTCGCTGCCTGCAATGCAAAAACCCGCTCTGCGTGCAGGGCTGCCCCATCCATAACCGCATCCCCGAGTTCATCCAGGCGATCCGCTCGCGCAACTACGCCGAGGCGATCAAGCTGATCAACGAACGCAGCAACCTGGCGGTGATCTGCGCCCGGGTCTGCCCGCACAGCGACCAGTGCGAGGGGGCCTGCGTGCTCGACAAAAAGGGCAAGGGGATCAAGATCAGCAAACTGGAGCGGTTTCTCGCCGACAAGGAGATGGAACTCTCCCTCAACCGGGTCATGGAAAAGGTGGCCGTGATCGGCAGCGGCCCCGCGGGCCTGACCGTCGCCGGCATCCTGGCCAGGGAGGGGTACCGCGTCACCGTCTTCGAAGCCCGCCCCCTGCCCGGCGGGGTGCTGCGCTACGGCATCCCCGAATACCGGCTGCCCAAGCAGATGGTCGACAAGCAGATCGAGATCATCCGCAACCTGGGGGTGCGCATCGACACCGGGGTGGTGATCGGCGAGGCGCTGACCCTCGACCAGCTCTTCAGCATGGGCTACAAGGGGATCTTCATCGGCACCGGGACCGGCCTCTCGCGCAAGCTCGGAGTACCGGGCGAGGATCTGCCGGGCTCCATGCAGGCGATCTACTTCCTGGAGACGGTGGAGCTGGTGCGCGAGAGCCGCCTGCCGGCCAGCCACCTGCCGATCCGCGAGGGGGACCGGGTGATCGTGGTCGGCGCCGGCAACGTGGCGGCCGACGCCGCCCGCACCGCCCTGCGCATCGGCGCCGCCTCGGTGGACGTGGTGGACATCATGGCCGAGAGCGAACGGCGCGCCAGCGACAAGGAGTACTTCGAGGCCCTCCATGAGGGGGCGAAATTCCAGTTTCAGACCAGCGTCGCGCAGATCCACGGCGACAGCCGGGTCACCGGCGTCACCCTGCAGGGCTTCGCCCCGCGCCAGATCGTCGACGGCCAGAGCCGGTTTTTACCGATTCCCGGCAGCGAGCGGGAGCTGCCCTGCGACAAGATCATCGTCGCCATCGGCCAGAAACCCTTCGCCCGCATCGTCTCCACCACCACCGGGATCAAGACCAACGAGCGGGGATATGTCCACACCCAGGCCGAACCCCACTACGGCATGACCACCCGCCCCGGAGTCTTCGCCGCCGGCGACGTGGTCCACGAACCCCAGACCGTCATCCTGGCCATGCGCGAAGGGCGCCGCGTCGCCGAGGCGATGGACACCTACCTGCGCAGCCTGCACCTGTAAAGCGCATCGCCGCGGCAGCCCGGAAAATTTCACCCCATCCCCACCACGACCCTCCCCTTGAAGGGGAGGGAGCTCAACCAAGCAGCGCTGGTGAAGACCTACAAAAAAAGCCCGCACGCGGCGGGCTTTTTTATTTGGTTTCGACTTACGGCTTACGGCTCACCCCTCGGTCAGCACGTGCTCCTCGTAGAGCTGTTCGACCTTGACCTTGTGCCCCTTTTCGACGTCGGCGAAGACGCGCAGCACCTTCTCCAACTCGGGGTCCTGGGCGGCATCGGCGGCGGCGGTATAGAGCTGAAAGGCGTTTTCCTCGGCCTTCATGGCGAAGATGAGAATCTGCTGGTAGTTGAGGTTCGGCTGCAACTCCACGTCGACCAGGTACTTGTCGATATTCATCGCGGGAATGGTGACCGCCTTGTACTGCTGGGCCTTCTCGACGCTCATCTGGCCGAACACTTCCTTGTGCCTGGCCTCTTCGGCGGCCATCGACTCGAACATCTTGCGCGCCGCGATGCTGGTCGACATGCCGGCGGCGGTTTTATAGAGCTGGAAGGCCTCTTCCTCCTTCTTGACGGCGAAGCGGATCACTTCATCAAGGGTCACAAACGCCATGGAGTTCTCCTTCGGCAGTCCCCCGAAAATCGGGGGCCGGTGATTCTCACTACAGGGGAAATGGCTTCCCGGGGCGAAATGCAAGGTTACCGCATCTGCGGCGAATGGCAACCCTGGCCGGCAAAATGGCCCGGTGGCCAACATGGCGCTTCCCCTGGCCCCGCTGAGGCTGCTACTATGGAGCAGTTGCAACGCCGCGATTGCCAACCGCCCCGAACCAGCCCACACACGAGGATCGCCCCGACCATGGACCCCCATCTGCTGGCCACCTACCTGCTCGCCATCACCGTGCTGACCGTCACCCCGGGGCTGGATACCCTGCTGGTGATCCGCAACACCGCCAGGGGCGGCCTGCGCGACGGCGCGGTGAGCAGCCTGGGCATCTGCTCGGGGCTGTTCGTGCACGGCGCGGTCTCGGCGGTGGGCATCTCGGTGATCCTGCTGCAGACCGCCTGGGCCTTCAGTTGCCTGAAACTGGCCGGGGCCTGCTACCTGGTCTGGCTGGGGGCGAGCAACTGGCGGGACGTCCTGCGCCGCCGCTCGGCGCTGGCCGGCAGCATCGAGGCCGCCAGGGCCGGGGAGTTCAAGGCCCTTCGCTCGCTGAAGGAAGGGTTTCTGTCCAACGTGCTCAACCCCAAGACGGCCGTCTTCTACCTGGCGTTTCTCCCCCAGTTCATCGACCCCTCGCGCTCGGCCCTGGCCCAGTCGCTGCTGCTGGCCGGCATGCACTTCGCCATCGCCATGCTCTGGCAGTGCCTGCTGGCGCTGATGGTCCGCCAGGCCCGGCAGTGGCTGCTGCGCCCCGCCGCCAACCGGATGTTCGGCGCACTGACCGGGTCGGTGCTGATCTTTCTCGGCCTGCGCCTGGCCGCGGCCCGCTGACCAGCCAAGGAGCTTCCATGACCTTCGAACCCATCGGGGTGGTGCACAGCCCCTTCAAGACCATCGAGGAGATGCCGATTCAGCCGGCCGGGGCCGACGCCGTGGCCGGGACCATCGAAATCCGCCCGGATCTGGTCGAAGGATTGCGGGATCTCGACGGCTTCTCCCACCTCTTCGTCATCTATCATTTCCACCAGGTCCGCCAGACCCAGCTGACCGTGACCCCCTTTCTCGACACCAGGCCCCACGGCGTGTTCGCCACCCGGGCCCCGAAGCGCCCCAACCCCATCGGCCTGTCGGTGGTGCGGCTGGCAGGCATCGAGGGGAATTTGCTGCATATCGAAAACCTGGACATGCTCGAGGGCACGCCGGTGCTGGACATCAAGCCCTTCGTCCCCGAGTTCGACCAGCCCGAGCAGGTCAGGACCGGCTGGCTGGAGGCCGCGCGCGGCCGGGTGCTGAACCAGAAATCCGATCGCCGCTTCGAATAGGCCCGATCCCCCTCTCCCCGGAGAAGCCGCCCATGCCGACCCGTGCCGAGACCCTGGAGAGCTGCCGCGACGCCCTGACCGCCAACGGCTTCGAGGCCTTCCTCGCCCCGTCCCCGCAGCAGGCGGCCGAGCTGTTCTTTCAGGAAATCCTGCCGAAACTGCGGCCGCAGACGGTCTCCTGGGGCGATTCGCTGACCCTGGAGACGACCGGCGTGCTGCAGCGGCTTGAGGGGCGGGCGGGGATCGAGCTGATCAAAAGCTTCGAGCAGGGGGTGCCCTGGCGGGAGATCATCGAGCGCCGGCGCCGGGCCCTGCTCAGCGACCTGTTTCTGACCGGAAGCAACGCCGTTACCGGTTGCGGGCAGCTGGTCAACCTCGACATGATCGGCAACCGCACCGCTGCCATCGCTTTCGGGCCGAAGAAGGTGGTCATCTTCGCCGGCCGCAACAAGCTGGTTCCCGACCTCGAGGGCGCCATGGCGCGGATTCGCCACCACGCGGCACCGGCCAACGCCGGCCGTCACCGTTTCGCCACCCCCTGCGCCACCACCGGCCACTGCCACGACTGCACCTCGCCGCAGAGGATCTGCAACAACTGGTCGGTGATGGCCAAATCCTATCCGCAGGGGCGCATCAAGGTCGTTCTCATCGACGCGGAGTTGGGATTGTAAGCCTGCCAAAATCGCCCGGGAGGCCTTATGAAAAAGCTCTCTGCCAGCCTCGGCCCGTTCATCGCCGGCGCCGCCCTGGTCGCCGCCCTGGCGGCCATGGTCGCCATCTGCCTCCATTCCCTGGAGGAGATCCACTACCTGAAGCGCTTTTTCCCCCGTGCATTTACCGTCCAGGAGGTCTTTTACGCCAGCGCCGTGGAGTTGGTCAAAGTCCTCATCCTGCTGATCCCCCTGCTGACGGTCATCGGCCTGGCGCTCTATTTTCTGCGCCATCGGGGCGGAAAATAACCGCGGCGGCGCCCCGGAAAACGCAAAAGGGAGAGGCCTGGGCCTCTCCCTTTTGACGTTTTGCAGCGAATCGAACCGATTACATGAATTCGGCGCGGCGGTTTTTGGACCAGGCGTCTTCGGTGCTCCCCTGCAGGGCGGGGCGCTCTTCGCCGTAGCTGATGATCTGGATGCGGTCGGCGCTGACGCCGAGGGTCACCAGGTAGTTGCGGGTGGCCACGGCGCGACGCTCGCCGAGGGCCAGGTTGTAAGCGTCGGAGCCGCGCTCGTCGGTGTGGCCTTCGATGGTGATGCGGGAGCCGGCATTGGACTTGAGCCACTGGGCGTTTTTCTGCAGGGTGGCGCGGGCCTCGTCACTGAGCAGGACCGAATCGAACTCGAAGTAGATCGCCTGCATGCCGGTCTGGGCGTTGCCGACCATCAGGTCGCCGGTGGCGTTCTGGTTGAAGTTGCTGTTTTTGCTGCTGTCCTGGGTGTCGGCGAGAGCCGGCTGAGCAGTGGGCAGGGTTTCGGTCACTTTGGGTTTTTTGGCGCAACCACTGGCCAGCAGGGCGCAGCAGAGGGCGAGAACCAGGGATACAGTCGCTTTTTTCATTGTGATGCAGTCCTTTCTTTTCTGTCGTTCGACGGTTGAGTTGGCGGCCTTGCCGCACTGGAAAACGGGTTTGTATATTATCGGGCGAGACGTTCCGGCGGCGACAATCGCGCGCGTCCAGGAACGACGACGGCCGGCGGCGGCACTGCCGCCCGCCCGATGGGTAACTCTGTCTGTCGGTTGAAATGGGGCGCCGATTTCACGGCGGTCCCTGGCCGGAGGGGCCTAGGCTGGTGGTATGAACGATTTGAGATAGACCTCGGGAAGGGCCTCCACGGGGGCGGGGAGGTAGACGGTCGGGGTCTGGGGGACGAACAGGGGGGGCGAGAATATTTCCACCACCACGGGCGCGTCGCTGAGAAAGCGCTTGTGCTTGAAGCCGGGGGCACCGGGCTTGATGTCACCGTCCGCGATATAAGCGGTCTGCGAGATGTACTGCTGAACCGGTTCAACAAAAACCGGATGGCTCACGCTCCCCAGGCGAATCGCCAGCAGAGCGAGGACCAGAATCAGTGCACAACCTTTTTTTGACAGCGGACGAAAATGCATGGCAACGATACAGTAAATATAAGGGGCATGGCGGCAATCGGCGCATAATAAAATCCCTTTTACAATCTTTGTCAACAGGAATTTTACAAGCCGCATCCTGCCTGCATTCGCGGCCGCAAAAAGTGTCCGGCAGCGGGCCGCCGCCGGACAAACTCGTCTTTTCCCGTGCCCCGCAGCCAAGTGCCCCCGGAGCAACCCCCGAGGGGCACTGGAAAAAAATGGGCCGGCTCCCCTGCCCGGAGCGGGCCCGTTTTCCCTCCTGCATTCAATCCGCCTACCTTCCTGTCACGGCAAACCACGACCCAGTGGGCGAGGTGACAAACACCAACGGCGCGAAGCAGGGATCGGGCAGATCGAGCAGGGCCCTGATCTTGGCATCCCCGTTGCGCGGGTCACCGATCA
This window encodes:
- a CDS encoding gamma-glutamylcyclotransferase family protein: MHYLAYGSNLHPLRLQRRIGDCRLLGTVELARWDLRFHKRGQDGSGKCNLLFTGAPGDKACCALYRIAPEMKKTLDFFEGLGKGYETGTFHLEFKGQPIEAFTYLAMDGYVNASLRPFDWYLELVLLGMEYCAFQSDYTERFAGIETIADHDLVRVKEHRKLLQQIKEFNKNSSPNLLPDGL
- a CDS encoding SDR family oxidoreductase, which translates into the protein MTTKKTVFITGASAGFGAACARAFAGQGHKLVLAARREEALRELAAELGKKCQVHTLRLDVRDRRAVQAAVQGLPEDFSEVDVLINNAGLALGLEPAHQVNLDDWEVMVDTNIKGLMYCTRLLLPGMVERNRGHIVNIGSTAGSWPYPGGNAYGATKAFVEQFSRNLRTDLLGKRVRVSCIAPGMAETEFSKVRFKGDEQKAAGVYADTEPLSAEDLAGIILWVTSLPPHVNINTLEVMSVFQSWGPLAVHRQRE
- a CDS encoding YcxB family protein, with the protein product MSQSISLHYELTEKTWRQFYEAHYAADHHLKIRFYFGAAMVLIGSIGLGGLFPNKWVSLATLLFGLYCVLSRQIFAAKSMRGLKGNQELLGEMSIRIDETGISGQGPASKFKQSWTSIIGYRRARPGFMFYLEKDLFFFIPRAALAGDDEPRLLALIDAVKLKRLPG
- a CDS encoding YaiI/YqxD family protein; the encoded protein is MQIWVDADACPKPVKEILFRAAQRVRAPLILVANKPLRTPASQHIRTIQVAAGFDVADQRIVDQLQAGDLVITADIPLAAQVIERGGHVLDPRGEAYTRDNIQERLTLRNFMDELRGSGVDTGGPAAYSQSDRQAFANRLDSFLTRHLGA
- a CDS encoding methyltransferase gives rise to the protein MDRSSKNRLTERQLELFPGATLFERIARAVCHAGCLPRKELYEAWEVARRVRRRFRGGRVVDLACGHGLLAHILLLLDDSSPEALAVDCRIPESAARLAGALSAQWPRLAGRVRFVQSPLEDVPLQANDLVVSAHACGPLTDLVLGRAAEAGAPLAVLPCCHDLERCDTGGLLGWLEGPLAVDVVRAAKLSAGGYQVVTQKIPGDITPKNRLLMAWRP
- a CDS encoding cupin domain-containing protein yields the protein MTAAPAPGRDRLEYPPLQEADMFRKQDSRGYSTPIAKIRQKTLVHGEKTLLAEFRLDKGAVLPDHRHPHEQTGYLVTGRMELTIGGQPHLVEPGDSWCIAGNTPHSALALEDSVAVEAFSPVREDYLPQGE
- the ftnA gene encoding non-heme ferritin translates to MLSKNMVKRLNEHITLEFYSSNLYLQMSAWADLKGLDGCHAFLRAHAEEEMGHMHKLFNYVNETGAMALIGEIKAPPSEYKSVGELFQKVYEHECFITGKINELVAAAFKEQDFSTFNFLQWYVAEQHEEEYLFQQVLDKIKIIGEAGSGVFFIDRAVGELLRQK
- a CDS encoding NAD(P)-dependent oxidoreductase, giving the protein MLDFEELEKGFTEEEAIAEASRCLQCKNPLCVQGCPIHNRIPEFIQAIRSRNYAEAIKLINERSNLAVICARVCPHSDQCEGACVLDKKGKGIKISKLERFLADKEMELSLNRVMEKVAVIGSGPAGLTVAGILAREGYRVTVFEARPLPGGVLRYGIPEYRLPKQMVDKQIEIIRNLGVRIDTGVVIGEALTLDQLFSMGYKGIFIGTGTGLSRKLGVPGEDLPGSMQAIYFLETVELVRESRLPASHLPIREGDRVIVVGAGNVAADAARTALRIGAASVDVVDIMAESERRASDKEYFEALHEGAKFQFQTSVAQIHGDSRVTGVTLQGFAPRQIVDGQSRFLPIPGSERELPCDKIIVAIGQKPFARIVSTTTGIKTNERGYVHTQAEPHYGMTTRPGVFAAGDVVHEPQTVILAMREGRRVAEAMDTYLRSLHL
- a CDS encoding ferritin family protein, which gives rise to MAFVTLDEVIRFAVKKEEEAFQLYKTAAGMSTSIAARKMFESMAAEEARHKEVFGQMSVEKAQQYKAVTIPAMNIDKYLVDVELQPNLNYQQILIFAMKAEENAFQLYTAAADAAQDPELEKVLRVFADVEKGHKVKVEQLYEEHVLTEG
- a CDS encoding LysE family translocator → MDPHLLATYLLAITVLTVTPGLDTLLVIRNTARGGLRDGAVSSLGICSGLFVHGAVSAVGISVILLQTAWAFSCLKLAGACYLVWLGASNWRDVLRRRSALAGSIEAARAGEFKALRSLKEGFLSNVLNPKTAVFYLAFLPQFIDPSRSALAQSLLLAGMHFAIAMLWQCLLALMVRQARQWLLRPAANRMFGALTGSVLIFLGLRLAAAR
- the tsaA gene encoding tRNA (N6-threonylcarbamoyladenosine(37)-N6)-methyltransferase TrmO; this encodes MTFEPIGVVHSPFKTIEEMPIQPAGADAVAGTIEIRPDLVEGLRDLDGFSHLFVIYHFHQVRQTQLTVTPFLDTRPHGVFATRAPKRPNPIGLSVVRLAGIEGNLLHIENLDMLEGTPVLDIKPFVPEFDQPEQVRTGWLEAARGRVLNQKSDRRFE
- a CDS encoding lactate utilization protein, translated to MPTRAETLESCRDALTANGFEAFLAPSPQQAAELFFQEILPKLRPQTVSWGDSLTLETTGVLQRLEGRAGIELIKSFEQGVPWREIIERRRRALLSDLFLTGSNAVTGCGQLVNLDMIGNRTAAIAFGPKKVVIFAGRNKLVPDLEGAMARIRHHAAPANAGRHRFATPCATTGHCHDCTSPQRICNNWSVMAKSYPQGRIKVVLIDAELGL
- the pal gene encoding peptidoglycan-associated lipoprotein Pal translates to MKKATVSLVLALCCALLASGCAKKPKVTETLPTAQPALADTQDSSKNSNFNQNATGDLMVGNAQTGMQAIYFEFDSVLLSDEARATLQKNAQWLKSNAGSRITIEGHTDERGSDAYNLALGERRAVATRNYLVTLGVSADRIQIISYGEERPALQGSTEDAWSKNRRAEFM